In a genomic window of Balaenoptera ricei isolate mBalRic1 chromosome 3, mBalRic1.hap2, whole genome shotgun sequence:
- the PANK3 gene encoding pantothenate kinase 3 — MKIKDAKKPSFPWFGMDIGGTLVKLSYFEPIDITAEEEQEEVESLKSIRKYLTSNVAYGSTGIRDVHLELKDLTLFGRRGNLHFIRFPTQDLPTFIQMGRDKNFSTLHTVLCATGGGAYKFEKDFRTIGNLHLHKLDELDCLVKGLLYIDSVSFNGQAECYYFANASEPERCQKMPFNLDDPYPLLVVNIGSGVSILAVHSKDDYKRVTGTSLGGGTFLGLCSLLTGCESFEEALEMASKGDSTQADKLVRDIYGGDYERFGLPGWAVASSFGNMIYKEKRESVSKEDLARATLVTITNNIGSVARMCAVNEKINRVVFVGNFLRVNTLSMKLLAYALDYWSKGQLKALFLEHEGYFGAVGALLGLPNFS; from the exons ATGAAGATCAAGGATGCCAAGAAACCCT CTTTCCCATGGTTTGGCATGGACATCGGGGGAACTCTGGTAAAGCTCTCATATTTTGAACCTATCGATATCACAGCagaagaagaacaagaagaagTTGAGAGCTTAAAAAGTATCCGGAAATATTTGACTTCTAATGTAGCCTATGGATCCACTGGTATTCGGGATGTACACCTTGAACTGAAAGATTTAACACTTTTTGGCCGGAGAGGGAACTTGCACTTTATCAGATTTCCAACCCAGGACCTGCCTACTTTTATCCAAATGGGAAGAGATAAAAACTTCTCAACATTACACACGGTGCTATGTGCTACAGGAGGTGGTGCTTACAAGTTTGAAAAAGATTTTCGCACA ATTGGAAACCTCCACCTGCACAAACTGGATGAACTTGACTGCCTTGTAAAGGGCTTGCTGTATATAGATTCTGTCAGTTTCAATGGACAAGCAGAGTGCTATTATTTTGCTAATGCCTCAGAACCTGAGAGATGCCAAAAGATGCCTTTCAACCTGGATGACCCCTACCCACTGCTGGTAGTAAACATTGGTTCGGGAGTCAGTATTTTAGCAGTCCATTCCAAAGACGACTATAAACGAGTAACTGGGACAAG ccTTGGAGGGGGTACCTTTCTTGGTTTATGTAGTTTATTGACTGGCTGTGAAAGTTTTGAAGAGGCTCTTGAAATGGCATCCAAAGGTGACAGCACCCAAGCTGACAAGCTGGTCCGTGATATTTACGGAGGAGATTATGAAAGATTTGGTCTGCCTGGTTGGGCTGTAGCATCTAG TTTTGGGAATATGATTTATAAGGAGAAGCGAGAATCTGTTAGTAAAGAAGATCTAGCAAGAGCTACATTAGTTACTATCACCAATAACATTGGTTCTGTGGCACGAATGTGTGCTGTTAATGag aagataaacagAGTTGTCTTTGTTGGAAACTTTTTACGTGTCAATACTCTCTCCATGAAACTTTTGGCATATGCACTGGATTACTGGTCAAAAGGTCAACTGAAAGCATTGTTTCTAGAGCATGAG GGATATTTTGGAGCAGTTGGTGCACTTCTTGGGCTGCCAAATTTCAGCTAA